Proteins encoded in a region of the Salvelinus sp. IW2-2015 linkage group LG27, ASM291031v2, whole genome shotgun sequence genome:
- the LOC111953703 gene encoding kinesin-like protein KIF20A isoform X2 — protein MASSGLMTTIIDLTHDGTVLDAMESTCNDLHAWNPHRDVLSELSSIASMQSEVLDTAEQQQQKHQQLRVYLRVRPFSKDEISSNEDQGCVVLENARTVMLHAPKGSATMKSSEKGVGQAIHTFSFSQIFGPETKQADLFEGTIKSQVHDYLEGKNALVFSYGVTNAGKTHTIQGSQKDPGILPQALDVIFRHIKGRQYENMDLKPYLGSAAQYLGPDQVQQERNTKAAIFALLKEENEPPRVSGVSSHSSSTGSLSFSVSYDNTVEFVAAPGGRDRSQFALWVSFYEIYNESVYDLLQASPTSKTKRRTALRVCEDSAGNSYVRDLKWINVHNSEEACKILRVGNKNRSAASTKMNHSSSRSHSIFTIKLLRIDGTEVQTMSELSLCDLAGSERCGKTKTFGERLKEAGNINNSLLILGKCIAALRSNQSDRMKNGYIPFRESKLTRIFQSIFCGKGRASMIVNINQCASTYDETLHVMKFSAIAKQVVQLIPTKCLESLTPRLVGRDGKPLLKNGVIDDQALENYLSEEELLDEDEADMSILPQEDLMNVIENLRTKLLAERRKNLVQEIDIRKEMGDAMLQQLMESEELRNRQVAELKESYQEKLENTFEMYKDALKDHAYQRALERVEDDYVPLEEFIAEQEKVEALEQKLSEMERKLSEMEHKLSGSTVGSSMVPTKENSSQTESISQPPPVAMQEGLTVSAGDVLTAVSKDAEQRKLLLKESAMEKLGEQKELIVSLQKRIAVLNDALHEARERFFEKTSEIDTLHKKLADQAQDLASIGKGSLEKDKELALLKEELAKLSQKSPVQPKRGFMANIRESVTSPRTSTIARTLRKSVRTTPLLKRPFH, from the exons ATGGCTTCTTCCGGTC TCATGACAACAATCATTGATTTGACCCATGATGGCACAGTACTTGATGCAATGGAATCTACATGTAATGATCTCCATGCATGGAATCCCCATCGAGATGTGCTCTCAGAACTCTCCTCTATTGCTTCCATGCAG AGTGAGGTGTTGGACACTGcagaacagcagcagcagaaacaCCAGCAGTTGAGGGTCTACCTAAGGGTGAGGCCCTTTTCCAAGGATGAGATCTCCAGCAATGAGGACCAG gGTTGTGTGGTTCTTGAGAATGCCAGGACCGTAATGCTGCATGCGCCCAAAGGCTCTGCTACCATGAAGAGCAGTGAGAAGGGCGTTGGCCAGGCGATACACACATTCTCATTCTCTCAG ATCTTTGGGCCCGAGACGAAGCAGGCAGATCTCTTCGAAGGCACCATCAAAAGCCAAGTTCACGATTATCTGGAGGGGAAGAATGCTCTCGTCTTCAGCTATGGTGTGACCAATGCAGGCAAGACCCACACAATTCAAG GATCCCAGAAAGACCCTGGTATTCTCCCCCAGGCGTTGGATGTCATCTTCAGACACATCAAAGGGAGACAGTATGAGAACATGGATCTGAAGCCGTACCTCGGTAGCGCTGCTCAGTACCTAGGGCCTGACCAGGTCCAACAGGAACGGAACACCAAAGCAGCTATATTTGCTCTACTCAAAGAG GAAAATGAACCCCCACGCGTCAGTGGAGTTTCATCCCACTCGTCCTCAACTGGAAGcctctccttctcagtctccTACGATAACACAG TTGAGTTTGTGGCTGCGCCTGGCGGTCGGGACCGGAGCCAGTTCGCCCTGTGGGTGTCCTTCTACGAGATCTACAACGAGAGTGTGTATGACCTGCTGCAGGCGTCGCCCACCTCCAAGACAAAGAGACGCACAGCCCTCCGTGTGTGTGAGGACAGTGCGGGAAACTCGTatgtcagag ATCTAAAGTGGATCAATGTTCACAACTCCGAGGAGGCATGCAAAATTCTCAGAGTTGGAAATAAAAACCGAAGTGCTGCTTCCACTAAGATGAACCATTCATCAAGCAGAAG CCACAGCATATTTACCATCAAATTACTGAGAATTGATGGAACTGAGGTTCAGACGATGTCAGA ACTCTCTCTGTGTGACCTGGCTGGTTCGGAAAGATGCGGAAAAACTAAGACATTTGGGGAGAGGCTGAAGGAAGCAGGGAACATCAACAACTCTCTGCTCATCCTGGGGAAATGCATCGCTGCCCTGCGCAGCAATCAGAGTGACAG GATGAAAAACGGCTATATTCCCTTCAGGGAGAGCAAACTGACCCGTATCTTCCAGTCCATCTTCTGTGGGAAGGGCCGAGCCTCCATGATTGTGAACATCAATCAGTGTGCATCCACATATGATGAAACTCTCCATGTCATGAAGTTTTCTGCCATCGCTAAGCAG GTGGTCCAGCTGATCCCAACAAAGTGTCTAGAGTCTCTGACCCCGCGGCTGGTGGGGCGTGATGGGAAGCCTCTACTGAAGAATGGGGTCATCGACGACCAGGCTCTAGAGAACTACCTGTCTGAAGAAGAGCTGCTGGATGAGGATGAAGCAGACATGTCCATTTTACCCCAGGAG GATCTCATGAATGTAATCGAGAATCTCAGGACCAAGCTCCTGGCTGAGCGACGGAAGAACTTGGTCCAGGAGATTGACATCCGCAAGGAGATGGGAGACGCCATGCTGCAGCAACTCATGGAAAGCGAAGAACTCAGGAA TCGTCAGGTGGCTGAGCTGAAGGAGAGCTACCAGGAGAAGCTGGAGAACACATTTGAGATGTACAAGGATGCCCTGAAGGACCATGCCTACCAGAGGGCGCTGGAGCGCGTAGAGGATGATTACGTACCCCTTGAGGAGTTCATCGCTGAGCAGGAGAAAGTAGAG GCACTAGAACAGAAGCTGTCTGAGATGGAACGGAAGCTGTCTGAGATGGAGCACAAGCTGTCAGGTTCCACAGTGGGTTCATCTATGGTTCCAACCAAAGAGAACTCGAGCCAGACAGAGAGCATCTCACAACCACCACCTGTGGCTATGCAGGAAGGGTTAACGG TCTCAGCAGGGGATGTTCTCACAGCTGTTTCCAAAGACGCAGAGCAACGCAAACTCCTTTTGAAAGAAAGTGCGATGGAGAAACTCGGTGAGCAGAAAGAG CTGATTGTGTCTTTGCAAAAAAGGATTGCAGTTCTGAATGATGCACTACATGAGGCCAGAGAACGCTTCTTTGAAAAAACGTCAGAAATAGATACTTTACATAAGAAGCTAGCTGACCAG GCACAGGATCTGGCGAGTATAGGTAAGGGCAGTCTGGAGAAGGACAAAGAACTGGCATTGTTAAAAGAAGAGCTGGCCAAGCTATCCCAGAAGTCCCCTGTCCAGCCCAAGCGGGGTTTCATGGCCAACATTAGGGAATCTGTGACGTCGCCACGAACAAGCACCATTGCCAGGACACTGAGGAAATCTGTCCGGACCACACCCTTGCTGAAAAGGCCCTTCCACTAA
- the LOC111953703 gene encoding kinesin-like protein KIF20A isoform X3: MTTIIDLTHDGTVLDAMESTCNDLHAWNPHRDVLSELSSIASMQSEVLDTAEQQQQKHQQLRVYLRVRPFSKDEISSNEDQGCVVLENARTVMLHAPKGSATMKSSEKGVGQAIHTFSFSQIFGPETKQADLFEGTIKSQVHDYLEGKNALVFSYGVTNAGKTHTIQGSQKDPGILPQALDVIFRHIKGRQYENMDLKPYLGSAAQYLGPDQVQQERNTKAAIFALLKEENEPPRVSGVSSHSSSTGSLSFSVSYDNTVEFVAAPGGRDRSQFALWVSFYEIYNESVYDLLQASPTSKTKRRTALRVCEDSAGNSYVRDLKWINVHNSEEACKILRVGNKNRSAASTKMNHSSSRSHSIFTIKLLRIDGTEVQTMSELSLCDLAGSERCGKTKTFGERLKEAGNINNSLLILGKCIAALRSNQSDRMKNGYIPFRESKLTRIFQSIFCGKGRASMIVNINQCASTYDETLHVMKFSAIAKQVVQLIPTKCLESLTPRLVGRDGKPLLKNGVIDDQALENYLSEEELLDEDEADMSILPQEDLMNVIENLRTKLLAERRKNLVQEIDIRKEMGDAMLQQLMESEELRNRQVAELKESYQEKLENTFEMYKDALKDHAYQRALERVEDDYVPLEEFIAEQEKVEALEQKLSEMERKLSEMEHKLSGSTVGSSMVPTKENSSQTESISQPPPVAMQEGLTVSAGDVLTAVSKDAEQRKLLLKESAMEKLGEQKELIVSLQKRIAVLNDALHEARERFFEKTSEIDTLHKKLADQCNLCFQAQDLASIGKGSLEKDKELALLKEELAKLSQKSPVQPKRGFMANIRESVTSPRTSTIARTLRKSVRTTPLLKRPFH, from the exons ATGACAACAATCATTGATTTGACCCATGATGGCACAGTACTTGATGCAATGGAATCTACATGTAATGATCTCCATGCATGGAATCCCCATCGAGATGTGCTCTCAGAACTCTCCTCTATTGCTTCCATGCAG AGTGAGGTGTTGGACACTGcagaacagcagcagcagaaacaCCAGCAGTTGAGGGTCTACCTAAGGGTGAGGCCCTTTTCCAAGGATGAGATCTCCAGCAATGAGGACCAG gGTTGTGTGGTTCTTGAGAATGCCAGGACCGTAATGCTGCATGCGCCCAAAGGCTCTGCTACCATGAAGAGCAGTGAGAAGGGCGTTGGCCAGGCGATACACACATTCTCATTCTCTCAG ATCTTTGGGCCCGAGACGAAGCAGGCAGATCTCTTCGAAGGCACCATCAAAAGCCAAGTTCACGATTATCTGGAGGGGAAGAATGCTCTCGTCTTCAGCTATGGTGTGACCAATGCAGGCAAGACCCACACAATTCAAG GATCCCAGAAAGACCCTGGTATTCTCCCCCAGGCGTTGGATGTCATCTTCAGACACATCAAAGGGAGACAGTATGAGAACATGGATCTGAAGCCGTACCTCGGTAGCGCTGCTCAGTACCTAGGGCCTGACCAGGTCCAACAGGAACGGAACACCAAAGCAGCTATATTTGCTCTACTCAAAGAG GAAAATGAACCCCCACGCGTCAGTGGAGTTTCATCCCACTCGTCCTCAACTGGAAGcctctccttctcagtctccTACGATAACACAG TTGAGTTTGTGGCTGCGCCTGGCGGTCGGGACCGGAGCCAGTTCGCCCTGTGGGTGTCCTTCTACGAGATCTACAACGAGAGTGTGTATGACCTGCTGCAGGCGTCGCCCACCTCCAAGACAAAGAGACGCACAGCCCTCCGTGTGTGTGAGGACAGTGCGGGAAACTCGTatgtcagag ATCTAAAGTGGATCAATGTTCACAACTCCGAGGAGGCATGCAAAATTCTCAGAGTTGGAAATAAAAACCGAAGTGCTGCTTCCACTAAGATGAACCATTCATCAAGCAGAAG CCACAGCATATTTACCATCAAATTACTGAGAATTGATGGAACTGAGGTTCAGACGATGTCAGA ACTCTCTCTGTGTGACCTGGCTGGTTCGGAAAGATGCGGAAAAACTAAGACATTTGGGGAGAGGCTGAAGGAAGCAGGGAACATCAACAACTCTCTGCTCATCCTGGGGAAATGCATCGCTGCCCTGCGCAGCAATCAGAGTGACAG GATGAAAAACGGCTATATTCCCTTCAGGGAGAGCAAACTGACCCGTATCTTCCAGTCCATCTTCTGTGGGAAGGGCCGAGCCTCCATGATTGTGAACATCAATCAGTGTGCATCCACATATGATGAAACTCTCCATGTCATGAAGTTTTCTGCCATCGCTAAGCAG GTGGTCCAGCTGATCCCAACAAAGTGTCTAGAGTCTCTGACCCCGCGGCTGGTGGGGCGTGATGGGAAGCCTCTACTGAAGAATGGGGTCATCGACGACCAGGCTCTAGAGAACTACCTGTCTGAAGAAGAGCTGCTGGATGAGGATGAAGCAGACATGTCCATTTTACCCCAGGAG GATCTCATGAATGTAATCGAGAATCTCAGGACCAAGCTCCTGGCTGAGCGACGGAAGAACTTGGTCCAGGAGATTGACATCCGCAAGGAGATGGGAGACGCCATGCTGCAGCAACTCATGGAAAGCGAAGAACTCAGGAA TCGTCAGGTGGCTGAGCTGAAGGAGAGCTACCAGGAGAAGCTGGAGAACACATTTGAGATGTACAAGGATGCCCTGAAGGACCATGCCTACCAGAGGGCGCTGGAGCGCGTAGAGGATGATTACGTACCCCTTGAGGAGTTCATCGCTGAGCAGGAGAAAGTAGAG GCACTAGAACAGAAGCTGTCTGAGATGGAACGGAAGCTGTCTGAGATGGAGCACAAGCTGTCAGGTTCCACAGTGGGTTCATCTATGGTTCCAACCAAAGAGAACTCGAGCCAGACAGAGAGCATCTCACAACCACCACCTGTGGCTATGCAGGAAGGGTTAACGG TCTCAGCAGGGGATGTTCTCACAGCTGTTTCCAAAGACGCAGAGCAACGCAAACTCCTTTTGAAAGAAAGTGCGATGGAGAAACTCGGTGAGCAGAAAGAG CTGATTGTGTCTTTGCAAAAAAGGATTGCAGTTCTGAATGATGCACTACATGAGGCCAGAGAACGCTTCTTTGAAAAAACGTCAGAAATAGATACTTTACATAAGAAGCTAGCTGACCAG TGTAATCTCTGTTTTCAGGCACAGGATCTGGCGAGTATAGGTAAGGGCAGTCTGGAGAAGGACAAAGAACTGGCATTGTTAAAAGAAGAGCTGGCCAAGCTATCCCAGAAGTCCCCTGTCCAGCCCAAGCGGGGTTTCATGGCCAACATTAGGGAATCTGTGACGTCGCCACGAACAAGCACCATTGCCAGGACACTGAGGAAATCTGTCCGGACCACACCCTTGCTGAAAAGGCCCTTCCACTAA
- the LOC111953703 gene encoding kinesin-like protein KIF20A isoform X1: MASSGLMTTIIDLTHDGTVLDAMESTCNDLHAWNPHRDVLSELSSIASMQSEVLDTAEQQQQKHQQLRVYLRVRPFSKDEISSNEDQGCVVLENARTVMLHAPKGSATMKSSEKGVGQAIHTFSFSQIFGPETKQADLFEGTIKSQVHDYLEGKNALVFSYGVTNAGKTHTIQGSQKDPGILPQALDVIFRHIKGRQYENMDLKPYLGSAAQYLGPDQVQQERNTKAAIFALLKEENEPPRVSGVSSHSSSTGSLSFSVSYDNTVEFVAAPGGRDRSQFALWVSFYEIYNESVYDLLQASPTSKTKRRTALRVCEDSAGNSYVRDLKWINVHNSEEACKILRVGNKNRSAASTKMNHSSSRSHSIFTIKLLRIDGTEVQTMSELSLCDLAGSERCGKTKTFGERLKEAGNINNSLLILGKCIAALRSNQSDRMKNGYIPFRESKLTRIFQSIFCGKGRASMIVNINQCASTYDETLHVMKFSAIAKQVVQLIPTKCLESLTPRLVGRDGKPLLKNGVIDDQALENYLSEEELLDEDEADMSILPQEDLMNVIENLRTKLLAERRKNLVQEIDIRKEMGDAMLQQLMESEELRNRQVAELKESYQEKLENTFEMYKDALKDHAYQRALERVEDDYVPLEEFIAEQEKVEALEQKLSEMERKLSEMEHKLSGSTVGSSMVPTKENSSQTESISQPPPVAMQEGLTVSAGDVLTAVSKDAEQRKLLLKESAMEKLGEQKELIVSLQKRIAVLNDALHEARERFFEKTSEIDTLHKKLADQCNLCFQAQDLASIGKGSLEKDKELALLKEELAKLSQKSPVQPKRGFMANIRESVTSPRTSTIARTLRKSVRTTPLLKRPFH; encoded by the exons ATGGCTTCTTCCGGTC TCATGACAACAATCATTGATTTGACCCATGATGGCACAGTACTTGATGCAATGGAATCTACATGTAATGATCTCCATGCATGGAATCCCCATCGAGATGTGCTCTCAGAACTCTCCTCTATTGCTTCCATGCAG AGTGAGGTGTTGGACACTGcagaacagcagcagcagaaacaCCAGCAGTTGAGGGTCTACCTAAGGGTGAGGCCCTTTTCCAAGGATGAGATCTCCAGCAATGAGGACCAG gGTTGTGTGGTTCTTGAGAATGCCAGGACCGTAATGCTGCATGCGCCCAAAGGCTCTGCTACCATGAAGAGCAGTGAGAAGGGCGTTGGCCAGGCGATACACACATTCTCATTCTCTCAG ATCTTTGGGCCCGAGACGAAGCAGGCAGATCTCTTCGAAGGCACCATCAAAAGCCAAGTTCACGATTATCTGGAGGGGAAGAATGCTCTCGTCTTCAGCTATGGTGTGACCAATGCAGGCAAGACCCACACAATTCAAG GATCCCAGAAAGACCCTGGTATTCTCCCCCAGGCGTTGGATGTCATCTTCAGACACATCAAAGGGAGACAGTATGAGAACATGGATCTGAAGCCGTACCTCGGTAGCGCTGCTCAGTACCTAGGGCCTGACCAGGTCCAACAGGAACGGAACACCAAAGCAGCTATATTTGCTCTACTCAAAGAG GAAAATGAACCCCCACGCGTCAGTGGAGTTTCATCCCACTCGTCCTCAACTGGAAGcctctccttctcagtctccTACGATAACACAG TTGAGTTTGTGGCTGCGCCTGGCGGTCGGGACCGGAGCCAGTTCGCCCTGTGGGTGTCCTTCTACGAGATCTACAACGAGAGTGTGTATGACCTGCTGCAGGCGTCGCCCACCTCCAAGACAAAGAGACGCACAGCCCTCCGTGTGTGTGAGGACAGTGCGGGAAACTCGTatgtcagag ATCTAAAGTGGATCAATGTTCACAACTCCGAGGAGGCATGCAAAATTCTCAGAGTTGGAAATAAAAACCGAAGTGCTGCTTCCACTAAGATGAACCATTCATCAAGCAGAAG CCACAGCATATTTACCATCAAATTACTGAGAATTGATGGAACTGAGGTTCAGACGATGTCAGA ACTCTCTCTGTGTGACCTGGCTGGTTCGGAAAGATGCGGAAAAACTAAGACATTTGGGGAGAGGCTGAAGGAAGCAGGGAACATCAACAACTCTCTGCTCATCCTGGGGAAATGCATCGCTGCCCTGCGCAGCAATCAGAGTGACAG GATGAAAAACGGCTATATTCCCTTCAGGGAGAGCAAACTGACCCGTATCTTCCAGTCCATCTTCTGTGGGAAGGGCCGAGCCTCCATGATTGTGAACATCAATCAGTGTGCATCCACATATGATGAAACTCTCCATGTCATGAAGTTTTCTGCCATCGCTAAGCAG GTGGTCCAGCTGATCCCAACAAAGTGTCTAGAGTCTCTGACCCCGCGGCTGGTGGGGCGTGATGGGAAGCCTCTACTGAAGAATGGGGTCATCGACGACCAGGCTCTAGAGAACTACCTGTCTGAAGAAGAGCTGCTGGATGAGGATGAAGCAGACATGTCCATTTTACCCCAGGAG GATCTCATGAATGTAATCGAGAATCTCAGGACCAAGCTCCTGGCTGAGCGACGGAAGAACTTGGTCCAGGAGATTGACATCCGCAAGGAGATGGGAGACGCCATGCTGCAGCAACTCATGGAAAGCGAAGAACTCAGGAA TCGTCAGGTGGCTGAGCTGAAGGAGAGCTACCAGGAGAAGCTGGAGAACACATTTGAGATGTACAAGGATGCCCTGAAGGACCATGCCTACCAGAGGGCGCTGGAGCGCGTAGAGGATGATTACGTACCCCTTGAGGAGTTCATCGCTGAGCAGGAGAAAGTAGAG GCACTAGAACAGAAGCTGTCTGAGATGGAACGGAAGCTGTCTGAGATGGAGCACAAGCTGTCAGGTTCCACAGTGGGTTCATCTATGGTTCCAACCAAAGAGAACTCGAGCCAGACAGAGAGCATCTCACAACCACCACCTGTGGCTATGCAGGAAGGGTTAACGG TCTCAGCAGGGGATGTTCTCACAGCTGTTTCCAAAGACGCAGAGCAACGCAAACTCCTTTTGAAAGAAAGTGCGATGGAGAAACTCGGTGAGCAGAAAGAG CTGATTGTGTCTTTGCAAAAAAGGATTGCAGTTCTGAATGATGCACTACATGAGGCCAGAGAACGCTTCTTTGAAAAAACGTCAGAAATAGATACTTTACATAAGAAGCTAGCTGACCAG TGTAATCTCTGTTTTCAGGCACAGGATCTGGCGAGTATAGGTAAGGGCAGTCTGGAGAAGGACAAAGAACTGGCATTGTTAAAAGAAGAGCTGGCCAAGCTATCCCAGAAGTCCCCTGTCCAGCCCAAGCGGGGTTTCATGGCCAACATTAGGGAATCTGTGACGTCGCCACGAACAAGCACCATTGCCAGGACACTGAGGAAATCTGTCCGGACCACACCCTTGCTGAAAAGGCCCTTCCACTAA